A window of Acidobacteriota bacterium genomic DNA:
CACGTCGGAAACGGTGATCTCGGCCTTTCGCAGCGGTCGGCGGCTGCGGACACCCGGTGACGGGTTCTCCTGATCGGCCACGTATTGCCGGATCCAGTTGTTGAGCTCCCGCTCCAGGTCGACCCGCTCCTTCCAGGTGCCGATGTTCTCCCGCTGGATCACCTTGAGGTAGTGGGCCAGCCGGTTGACAACGAACATGTACGGCAGCTGGGTGCCCAGTTTGTAATTGCTCTCCGCGGCCTTGCCTTCCGCCGTGTCGGCAAACCGCTTCGGCTTCTGGGCCGAATTGGCGGAGAAGAACGCCGCATTGTCGCTCCCCTTCCGCATGGTCAGCGCGATGAAGCCCTCCTCGGCCAGTTCGAATTCCCGGCGTTCGGAGATGAGCACCTCGGTGGGGATCTTGGTCTGCAGCTCGCCCATGGCCTCGTATTGATAGACGGGCATGTCCTCGACGGCGCCGCCGCCCTGGGGCCCGATGATGTTGGCGCACCAGCGGTACTTGGCAAAGCTGTCGGTAATCCGCGAGGCGAAGGCAAAGGCCGCATTGCCCCACAGGAAGCTCTGGTCGCCGCCGGTGACGTCTTCATTGTAGTTGAACGTCTTGGCCGGCTTCGTCGATTGGCCGTAGGGAAGACGCAGCAGGAAGTGGGGCAGGGTGAGGCCCACGTAGCGGGCGTCCTCGGACTCCCGGAACGACTGCCACTTGATGTACTGCGGACCCTCAAAGATGGATTTCAGATCCTTGAGGTTGGGCAGACCGGCGAAACTGTCCAGGCCGAAGAATTCCGAGCCGGCGGCGGCGACAAACGGGGCGTGGGCCATGGTGGCCACACTGGCCAGGTTCTGGAGCAGGCGGATGTCCTGGGAGCCGGGCCCGAACTCGTAATTGCCCACCATCAATCCGTACGGTTGCCCGCCGAACTGACCGTATTCCCGCGTGTAGACCATCTTGTAAAGGCCCGATTTGGGTATCTCCGGCGCGTCTTCGAAATCATCGAGCAACGCCTGCTTCGGGACGTTGAGCATCTCGATCTTGATGTTTTCCCGGAAATCGGTCTTGTCCACCAGGTACTTGAGGGAGCGCCAGGACGACTCCAGCTTCTGGAAGTCGGCATGGTGCAGGATGGCGTCCATCTGGGCGCTGAGTTTCTTGTCCAGATTGGTGATCATCTCGTCCACCAAGCCCTGAGTCACCCGGGCTTCGGCCCGCTCGGGCTTGAGCAGTTCGTCGATCAGGGCCTGCACACCCTGCCGGGTGGCGGAGTAGCCCTCGTCGGAGGGTTTCAGGCGGGTGGCCTGGAGAATCTCGTCCAGCAGGGATGCTTCGCCCTGGACGGCTTCGGCGGCTTGGGGTTGTTGTTTCTTGTCCTGTTCGGCCATGGGACCACCTCCTATTCCTCAATTCCCAGTTCTTTGAGCAGCCGCGCGCGGGCGCCTTCGTCCTGGACCAGATCCTGGATCTTTTTGCGGAAGGCGGGGACGTTGCCGAGGGGGCCCTTGAGCGCCTTGAGCGCGTCGCGCAGCTCCATCAGCTTGGCGAGCTCAGGCACCTTGGCAATGATGGCATCCGGTTCGAAATCCTTCATGCTCTTGAAATCCAGGTTGACGTTGAGCTGGGCGTTCGGTTCGCCGGACAGCTTGTTGGCGACACCGGCCTGAAACCGGATGTCCTGCGCCTTGAGCACCTCATCGAAGTTGTCCTTGTCGATGTTGATGGGCTTGCGGTCTTCGAGCGGGGTGTCGTCGGGCCGGGCGGTGAAGTCACCCATCACGAGTACCTTCAGCGGCAGCTCGACCTCCTGCTGGGCGTCGCCGGTGGCGGGGCGGTAGACGATGTTCACCCGCTCCTTCGGCGCTACGGAAGCTTCTTTTGCCATATTGAACCTCCTGTCGAAATTGATATCCCCTTCTGCCGGGGCGGCGCCAGCGGCCGCCTCACATGAAATCCAGTCCGCCGGCCGGATCCAGAATCAGGATCCGGTCCAGAATGCTCTCGATCATGGCTTTGTCCGATCGTTCGCCCTGCGCCCGCAGCACCTTCAGGACCACGGTGAGTGCATCCACCGCCAGCGTCGGATCCCA
This region includes:
- the tssC gene encoding type VI secretion system contractile sheath large subunit — protein: MAEQDKKQQPQAAEAVQGEASLLDEILQATRLKPSDEGYSATRQGVQALIDELLKPERAEARVTQGLVDEMITNLDKKLSAQMDAILHHADFQKLESSWRSLKYLVDKTDFRENIKIEMLNVPKQALLDDFEDAPEIPKSGLYKMVYTREYGQFGGQPYGLMVGNYEFGPGSQDIRLLQNLASVATMAHAPFVAAAGSEFFGLDSFAGLPNLKDLKSIFEGPQYIKWQSFRESEDARYVGLTLPHFLLRLPYGQSTKPAKTFNYNEDVTGGDQSFLWGNAAFAFASRITDSFAKYRWCANIIGPQGGGAVEDMPVYQYEAMGELQTKIPTEVLISERREFELAEEGFIALTMRKGSDNAAFFSANSAQKPKRFADTAEGKAAESNYKLGTQLPYMFVVNRLAHYLKVIQRENIGTWKERVDLERELNNWIRQYVADQENPSPGVRSRRPLRKAEITVSDVAGDPGWYRVDMKVQPHFKYMGASFTLSLVGKMEKE
- the tssB gene encoding type VI secretion system contractile sheath small subunit → MAKEASVAPKERVNIVYRPATGDAQQEVELPLKVLVMGDFTARPDDTPLEDRKPINIDKDNFDEVLKAQDIRFQAGVANKLSGEPNAQLNVNLDFKSMKDFEPDAIIAKVPELAKLMELRDALKALKGPLGNVPAFRKKIQDLVQDEGARARLLKELGIEE